One Sphingomonas endolithica DNA segment encodes these proteins:
- a CDS encoding TonB-dependent receptor domain-containing protein: MWCDASCRTSHVFFVSHCFGKLRETGFRVAAGARQSLHVRPLSARPGWRKDERLNEAGKGFIMKNVFRARLLCSTLLIGAGTIAAPVLAQTQPVESVTPQDNAPAEEAGADIVVTGSLFRNPNLVQSSPVNVVTEDEIQLRQTFNAEQLLREIPGVASNVGSSANNGNEGASFVDLRGLGANRNIVLLDGTRITPANLDGAVDLNVIPVALIERVDVLTGGASTTYGADAVSGVVNFITKRDFAGVDLQASESLTERGDGNAFRVDLTVGGNFGEGRGNAVFGVGYQESDPVYQGGERRASNETVDSFDGTSTGGSATAIPTRFSVAGVGNQNIDPATGQLVPVFASFNFNPYNVFQTPFRRFNMYGAAHYEVSDSVEVYTQGIFSKNKVQTIIAPSGAFSSPLLIPVSNPFLPAGARATFCANNDFDQSAEGVQTLTAAQCAAAAATTNPNDPNYREFSTNVSRRLAEAGGRVSTYETTLFNYRAGARGNITDKIRYDVYGAYGESENTQAQTGYALTSRFQQGLRATSATTCVDSTGGCVPINLFGSQGTITPEQAAYLQAAAFSTNKTTLAQVHGLITADLGTAFSASAPISVAIGSEYRKYTADITADTLSQNPGELGGAGGAITPVSGGYDVVEGFGEIIIPLLADAPFFHSLTLEAGGRYSSYKVDAAGSPSFNATTYKAAATWEPVESLKLRANYQRAVRAPNIGELFAPSSVNLTNLKNDPCQGTAAVTNANLRAVCIAQGAPASQIGKIDPPSASQINATFSGNVNLRPEKADTFTVGAVFQPTFVRGFTVSLDYYKIKVRNAITAPRPGDVIGACFGNLTAASATDVACTSIRRDPATGGLDGDASTTPGLQLPTTNSGRLETSGLDLTANFRTDLGSFAQLALNFSGNYTFESKFQSTPGGLNRECVGYYSINCGFTGSILPKFSFNQRTTLSFGDVDVSLLWRHISSNKQEPFDAVEANFGSNGPAFADFRRVKAYNWFDLATRFGISENFDLTLTATNLLDKGAPLLGNNIGSTTFNSGNTFPSTYDALGRRFTVGARVKF, from the coding sequence ATGTGGTGCGATGCAAGTTGCCGAACGAGCCATGTGTTTTTTGTGTCACATTGTTTCGGAAAGCTGCGCGAAACCGGATTCCGCGTTGCAGCAGGGGCGCGGCAATCGTTACACGTGCGCCCATTATCCGCCCGTCCGGGGTGGCGGAAAGACGAACGGCTCAACGAAGCCGGAAAGGGGTTCATTATGAAGAATGTTTTTCGTGCGCGCTTGCTTTGCTCCACGCTGCTGATCGGCGCGGGGACGATCGCCGCTCCCGTCTTGGCGCAAACCCAGCCGGTTGAGAGCGTCACCCCGCAGGACAACGCGCCTGCCGAGGAAGCTGGCGCCGACATCGTCGTGACGGGTTCGCTGTTCCGCAATCCGAATCTGGTTCAGTCCAGCCCGGTCAATGTCGTGACCGAGGACGAAATCCAGCTTCGCCAGACGTTCAACGCCGAACAGCTGCTGCGCGAAATTCCGGGCGTCGCATCGAACGTCGGATCGTCGGCCAATAACGGCAACGAAGGCGCCTCCTTCGTCGATCTTCGCGGCCTCGGCGCGAACCGCAACATCGTCCTGCTCGATGGCACGCGTATCACGCCTGCCAACCTGGACGGCGCGGTCGATCTCAACGTCATCCCGGTTGCGCTGATCGAGCGTGTCGACGTGCTGACCGGCGGTGCGAGCACCACCTACGGCGCCGATGCAGTGTCGGGCGTGGTCAACTTCATCACCAAGCGCGATTTCGCCGGCGTCGATCTGCAGGCAAGCGAGAGCCTGACCGAGCGCGGTGACGGCAACGCGTTCCGCGTCGATCTGACTGTCGGCGGAAACTTCGGCGAAGGCCGCGGCAATGCCGTATTCGGCGTCGGCTACCAGGAATCAGACCCAGTATATCAGGGTGGCGAACGCCGCGCGTCGAACGAGACGGTGGATTCGTTCGATGGTACATCTACCGGTGGTTCGGCAACTGCTATCCCTACGCGCTTCTCGGTAGCTGGCGTGGGCAACCAAAACATCGATCCGGCGACCGGCCAATTGGTTCCTGTGTTCGCAAGCTTTAACTTCAACCCGTACAACGTATTCCAAACGCCGTTCCGGCGGTTTAACATGTACGGCGCGGCGCATTATGAAGTTTCGGACTCGGTTGAAGTCTACACGCAGGGCATTTTCTCGAAGAACAAAGTACAGACGATCATCGCTCCATCCGGCGCTTTCTCGTCCCCTTTGCTGATCCCGGTCAGCAATCCTTTCTTGCCTGCAGGCGCTCGTGCGACCTTCTGCGCCAATAACGATTTTGATCAGTCGGCCGAGGGTGTCCAGACGCTCACTGCGGCGCAATGTGCGGCAGCGGCGGCGACAACCAACCCGAACGATCCGAACTATCGTGAATTCTCAACCAATGTGTCACGTCGCTTGGCTGAAGCCGGCGGCCGTGTTAGTACCTACGAGACCACGTTGTTCAACTATCGCGCCGGCGCTCGCGGCAACATCACGGATAAGATCCGGTATGATGTCTATGGCGCCTACGGCGAAAGCGAGAACACCCAGGCGCAGACCGGGTACGCGCTGACCTCGCGGTTCCAACAGGGACTCCGCGCCACCAGCGCGACGACCTGTGTCGATTCCACCGGTGGCTGTGTGCCGATCAATCTGTTCGGCTCGCAGGGCACCATCACGCCGGAACAGGCGGCGTATCTGCAGGCAGCAGCCTTCTCCACGAACAAGACAACCTTGGCGCAAGTGCATGGTTTGATCACGGCCGATCTTGGTACGGCGTTTTCGGCAAGCGCGCCAATCTCGGTGGCGATTGGTAGCGAATACCGCAAATACACGGCGGATATCACTGCAGATACGCTGTCGCAGAACCCGGGTGAACTCGGCGGCGCCGGCGGGGCGATCACGCCAGTTTCCGGCGGATACGACGTAGTCGAAGGCTTCGGAGAAATCATCATACCGCTACTGGCGGACGCACCGTTCTTCCACAGCCTCACACTTGAGGCGGGCGGTCGCTATTCCAGCTATAAGGTGGATGCTGCAGGCAGCCCCTCCTTCAATGCGACGACCTACAAGGCGGCCGCCACTTGGGAGCCGGTCGAAAGTCTCAAGCTGCGCGCCAACTATCAGCGAGCGGTACGAGCGCCGAACATCGGTGAGCTCTTCGCGCCAAGTTCGGTCAATTTGACGAACCTGAAGAACGATCCGTGCCAGGGGACTGCGGCTGTCACCAACGCCAACCTTCGCGCGGTCTGCATCGCGCAGGGTGCACCGGCCAGCCAGATCGGAAAGATCGATCCACCTTCGGCTAGCCAGATCAACGCTACCTTTAGCGGTAACGTCAATCTGCGTCCCGAGAAGGCCGACACGTTCACCGTCGGTGCCGTTTTCCAGCCGACTTTCGTCCGCGGGTTCACGGTGTCGCTCGATTACTATAAGATCAAGGTGCGCAACGCGATCACCGCACCGCGTCCGGGCGATGTCATTGGGGCTTGCTTCGGTAATTTGACGGCTGCCAGCGCCACCGACGTTGCCTGTACGTCGATCCGGCGCGATCCGGCGACTGGCGGTCTTGACGGCGATGCCAGCACCACACCAGGCCTTCAGTTGCCTACGACCAACAGTGGGCGCTTGGAGACCAGCGGCCTGGATCTGACTGCCAACTTCCGCACCGATCTCGGATCGTTCGCTCAGTTGGCCCTGAACTTCAGCGGTAACTACACCTTCGAGTCAAAGTTTCAGTCCACGCCGGGTGGCCTGAACCGCGAATGCGTCGGCTATTACAGCATCAATTGTGGCTTTACGGGCTCGATCCTACCCAAGTTCAGCTTCAATCAGCGTACGACCCTGTCGTTTGGTGATGTCGATGTGTCGCTGCTTTGGCGCCATATCTCGAGCAACAAGCAGGAACCGTTCGATGCGGTCGAGGCTAACTTCGGCAGCAACGGTCCGGCATTTGCCGATTTTCGCAGGGTGAAAGCGTATAACTGGTTCGACTTGGCAACCCGCTTCGGTATCTCCGAGAATTTCGATCTCACCCTCACGGCGACGAACTTGCTCGACAAGGGTGCGCCGCTTCTCGGCAACAACATCGGTTCGACCACCTTCAACAGCGGCAATACGTTCCCATCGACCTATGACGCGCTGGGTCGGCGCTTTACAGTGGGTGCACGCGTGAAGTTCTGA
- a CDS encoding aspartyl/asparaginyl beta-hydroxylase domain-containing protein has product MNELIAAAAAARQRGAAADELRMIDRALALAPSDPRVLNARGMRALADRDNARARECFAAAAAADPREPALWMNLATANRHLRNDDGERVSLMHALDLDRLNFMAQLRMAELNQRTGNVSAAIEGWQGVLTMAKTMANLRPDLLETLARGHEYVAERAVVLAAAIERRLGDALAADEAGTQRFRACMDHALGRRAIYRNECAGVHFPFLPAVEFFDRDQFPWFAALEERTAAIRDEALRLIADGGALIRPYVRQEAGTPDNKWSSLDQSLDWSACFLWEYGVRNDPVCALCPETADALASIPQNIIPGKSPSAFFSLLKPHAHIPAHTGVTNTRAIIHLPLVVPENCRFRVGGDTRPWRVGEAFAFDDTIEHEAWNDSDALRVVLILDVWNPYLSEKEQRLMQGFFEAADA; this is encoded by the coding sequence GTGAACGAGTTGATAGCCGCGGCGGCGGCGGCGCGGCAACGTGGTGCCGCCGCGGACGAATTGCGCATGATCGATCGAGCGCTGGCATTGGCCCCTAGTGATCCGCGCGTGCTCAATGCCCGCGGCATGCGAGCACTCGCCGACCGCGACAACGCGCGAGCGCGTGAATGCTTCGCCGCCGCGGCCGCCGCGGATCCGCGTGAACCTGCCTTGTGGATGAACCTAGCCACGGCCAATCGCCATTTGCGGAATGACGATGGCGAGCGCGTCAGCCTCATGCACGCGCTCGACCTGGATCGTCTCAACTTCATGGCGCAGTTGCGCATGGCGGAGCTGAACCAGCGTACCGGCAATGTTTCCGCCGCGATCGAAGGATGGCAGGGCGTCCTGACCATGGCAAAGACCATGGCCAACCTGCGCCCCGATCTGCTTGAGACGCTGGCACGCGGGCATGAATATGTCGCCGAGCGTGCGGTAGTGCTTGCCGCGGCGATCGAGCGTCGCCTGGGTGACGCATTGGCGGCGGACGAGGCCGGTACGCAACGTTTCCGCGCCTGCATGGATCATGCACTTGGTCGGCGGGCGATCTACCGTAACGAATGCGCCGGTGTGCATTTCCCCTTCCTGCCGGCAGTCGAATTCTTCGATCGCGATCAATTTCCCTGGTTTGCCGCCTTGGAGGAACGCACCGCCGCAATCCGCGACGAGGCACTTCGATTGATCGCCGACGGCGGTGCGTTGATCCGTCCCTATGTCCGCCAGGAGGCCGGGACCCCCGATAACAAATGGTCCTCGCTGGATCAGTCGCTCGACTGGAGCGCATGTTTTCTTTGGGAATACGGCGTACGCAACGATCCCGTATGCGCGCTATGCCCGGAAACGGCCGACGCTTTGGCCAGCATTCCGCAAAACATCATTCCGGGCAAATCACCCTCCGCCTTCTTCTCTCTCCTGAAACCGCATGCGCACATTCCCGCCCATACCGGGGTTACCAACACTCGCGCGATCATCCACTTGCCGCTTGTCGTTCCAGAGAATTGCCGGTTCCGAGTCGGCGGCGACACGCGCCCGTGGCGAGTAGGCGAGGCATTCGCCTTTGATGATACGATTGAGCATGAGGCGTGGAATGACAGCGATGCATTGCGTGTCGTCCTGATATTGGACGTTTGGAACCCGTACCTCAGTGAAAAAGAGCAGCGCTTGATGCAGGGCTTCTTTGAAGCCGCCGACGCCTAG
- a CDS encoding TonB-dependent receptor domain-containing protein: protein MAATIRRRLMASTFLIGGALVASPLLAQSTNNAPSTPPAGTTDQTTGERETSDIGDTAPNEDVVVTGSRIASRALISASPLQIIDAKDIDDSGTPNLQSVLLQNPAFGTPGISRTNSNFSTSSAGVATVDLRNLGSDRTLVLVDGRRFVAGIPGSATVDLNVIPAQFIERVDVLTGGASAIYGSDAVAGVVNIIYKKNFQGVELGGQFGISEEGDSAEKQANLTVGGNFGDDRGNVIAYVGYTKEGAVFSRDRKRSAIDQASTGANVTGDPNDIFSITTPFYSGFNPRGTLGVVQGIPGFDSNGDGDFTDPGDITARGGLTRTYDPVTGALVAANTNGAGGNATGFNRSQYRTIAIPTERYLFATRANYEISKAANIFLEGTYASTSVTTEIEPFPLDSSGVNGIFPATGGRFAIENFITNPTTGATVLSRNPLVPLAVFNQALDTPTRDTNGNGVIDRLDAGGDGLRDLAFTRRLNDFGNRGSTADRDTFRIVAGIDGDITDKFKYEAYYTYGQTKESQFSGGQVNVLNFRNALDVVTDVFDLNGNGSTADAICRDANARAQGCVPADVFNGAGTLSQAAVNYIAAPSQLTSFTSQSVAGANVSGSLFDLPAGPLGISVGTEYRREAARQTFDALTNAGLNGGNRLANTEGRFDVIEGFGELRIPLLANQPFFHELTATGAGRVSKYSTVGTTFSYNGNLEWAPVEDIRFRGVYARSVRAPNIGELFGGAGQDFPTGILDPCVGVTAATAGTLGTQCRADPGVRENIGANGAFTLNQADIQGVSGLNTSNPNLDVEKGTSYTLGAVINPRSINFLRNFSFTVDYFNIKIDDAIVSVPRNFILQQCYQQANAGLCQFITRRPTAAGSNSAGSLDFVNATSNNSGGLKTSGLDVTASYRSDLASVGLPGRVNFNVAWTHVFTGYVTPLPGEPRDNFNNEVGASRNKVFGTFSYDIENVGVTFRGNYIGPAFLDDQFLTQFQDPALPENQDVATANDIYLSPTDRRGRIKSTFYLDTQVRFSAGDNYEFYVGANNVLDTAPPPVISGLPGSTTGAETDAGTYDAIGRRFYAGARIKF, encoded by the coding sequence ATGGCTGCAACGATCCGTCGGCGTCTGATGGCGTCAACTTTCCTAATTGGCGGAGCGCTCGTCGCCTCGCCGCTGCTTGCGCAATCTACAAACAACGCTCCTTCCACACCGCCGGCCGGCACCACCGACCAGACGACTGGAGAACGCGAAACCAGCGATATCGGCGATACTGCTCCGAATGAGGATGTTGTCGTCACGGGGTCGCGCATCGCTTCCCGTGCACTCATTTCCGCATCGCCCTTGCAGATCATCGATGCAAAGGACATCGACGACTCTGGGACGCCCAACCTGCAGAGTGTTCTGCTGCAAAACCCGGCATTCGGTACCCCAGGCATTAGCCGCACCAATTCGAACTTCTCGACGTCGAGCGCGGGCGTCGCGACTGTCGATCTCCGCAACCTAGGTTCCGATCGTACGCTGGTGCTGGTGGACGGGCGTCGTTTCGTGGCTGGCATTCCGGGATCCGCAACGGTCGATCTGAACGTCATCCCTGCCCAGTTCATCGAGCGCGTGGACGTGCTGACGGGCGGCGCTTCGGCAATTTACGGTTCCGACGCCGTCGCCGGCGTGGTCAACATCATCTACAAGAAGAACTTCCAGGGTGTTGAGCTTGGCGGTCAGTTCGGCATTTCGGAGGAAGGCGACAGCGCTGAGAAGCAAGCCAACCTCACGGTTGGCGGCAATTTCGGGGACGATCGCGGCAATGTGATCGCCTATGTTGGCTACACAAAGGAAGGCGCTGTATTTTCAAGAGATCGCAAGCGTTCCGCTATCGATCAGGCCAGCACTGGCGCGAACGTGACGGGTGATCCCAACGATATCTTTTCCATCACTACGCCATTCTACTCGGGCTTCAATCCGCGCGGTACTCTAGGCGTCGTCCAGGGGATTCCAGGCTTCGATAGCAATGGTGACGGCGATTTCACCGATCCCGGCGACATCACAGCGCGGGGCGGGTTGACCCGGACGTACGATCCCGTGACGGGCGCATTGGTTGCGGCAAACACTAACGGGGCTGGGGGCAACGCAACCGGGTTTAACCGTTCACAATACCGCACGATCGCCATCCCCACCGAGCGTTATCTTTTCGCGACGCGCGCCAATTATGAAATCAGCAAGGCAGCGAACATCTTCCTCGAGGGGACGTATGCCTCAACTTCGGTAACGACCGAAATTGAGCCGTTCCCGCTCGATTCGTCCGGGGTGAACGGCATCTTCCCGGCAACGGGCGGCCGGTTCGCGATCGAGAACTTCATCACCAACCCGACCACCGGCGCTACCGTTCTGTCGCGCAACCCACTCGTGCCGCTCGCCGTTTTCAATCAGGCGTTGGACACACCGACGCGTGACACCAATGGCAACGGCGTTATCGACCGTCTTGACGCTGGCGGCGACGGGCTCCGCGATCTGGCATTCACAAGACGCTTGAACGACTTCGGTAATCGCGGGTCCACTGCGGATCGCGACACGTTCCGTATCGTGGCGGGCATCGATGGTGACATCACCGACAAGTTCAAGTACGAGGCATATTACACCTACGGCCAGACGAAGGAGTCTCAGTTCTCCGGCGGGCAGGTCAACGTGCTTAACTTCCGTAATGCTCTCGATGTCGTGACCGACGTGTTCGATCTGAATGGCAACGGTTCGACAGCCGATGCGATCTGCCGTGATGCCAATGCGCGGGCACAAGGTTGTGTGCCGGCGGATGTGTTCAACGGTGCGGGAACCCTCAGCCAGGCTGCAGTCAACTACATCGCCGCACCCAGCCAGTTGACGAGCTTCACGAGCCAGTCGGTTGCCGGGGCAAATGTTTCCGGATCGCTATTCGATCTTCCGGCGGGCCCCTTGGGCATCTCTGTGGGCACCGAATATCGTCGCGAAGCTGCACGCCAGACGTTCGATGCGCTGACCAACGCTGGTTTGAACGGCGGCAACCGGCTCGCCAATACGGAGGGCCGCTTTGACGTCATCGAAGGTTTCGGTGAGCTTCGCATCCCGCTGCTTGCCAACCAGCCGTTCTTCCATGAACTCACGGCGACTGGCGCAGGTCGTGTTTCCAAATATTCGACTGTGGGGACGACGTTTAGCTATAACGGTAATCTCGAATGGGCCCCGGTGGAGGATATTCGCTTCCGCGGCGTATATGCTCGATCGGTTCGTGCGCCGAACATCGGCGAATTATTTGGCGGTGCCGGCCAGGACTTCCCGACCGGCATCTTGGACCCCTGCGTGGGTGTGACCGCGGCAACCGCGGGCACGCTTGGTACGCAGTGCCGCGCTGATCCCGGTGTTCGTGAAAACATCGGGGCCAATGGAGCATTCACGCTCAATCAGGCTGACATACAGGGTGTAAGCGGTCTTAACACGAGCAATCCAAATCTCGATGTTGAGAAGGGTACCTCGTACACTCTGGGTGCCGTGATCAACCCCAGGTCGATCAACTTCCTGCGCAACTTCTCGTTCACCGTCGATTACTTTAATATCAAGATCGACGATGCGATCGTAAGCGTGCCGCGTAACTTCATCCTGCAGCAATGCTATCAGCAGGCCAATGCCGGTCTCTGCCAGTTCATCACGCGTCGGCCTACCGCTGCGGGCTCGAATAGCGCTGGTTCGCTTGATTTCGTGAATGCCACATCCAACAACTCGGGCGGCCTCAAGACGTCGGGCCTCGATGTCACAGCATCCTACAGGTCTGACCTCGCGTCAGTTGGACTTCCAGGTCGGGTGAACTTCAATGTTGCGTGGACGCATGTATTCACAGGATACGTCACGCCGCTGCCAGGCGAGCCGCGCGATAACTTCAACAACGAAGTAGGTGCCTCACGGAACAAGGTATTTGGTACGTTCTCGTATGATATCGAGAATGTCGGTGTCACTTTCCGCGGAAACTATATTGGGCCGGCGTTTCTGGACGATCAGTTCTTGACTCAATTCCAGGATCCTGCGCTTCCTGAAAACCAGGACGTGGCCACTGCGAACGATATCTATCTTTCGCCGACGGATCGTCGAGGGCGCATTAAATCGACCTTCTATCTGGACACTCAGGTCCGCTTCAGTGCAGGCGATAACTACGAATTCTACGTCGGAGCGAACAACGTGCTTGACACTGCTCCTCCTCCCGTAATCAGCGGTCTACCGGGCAGCACGACGGGCGCTGAAACAGATGCCGGAACGTACGATGCTATTGGACGGCGTTTCTACGCCGGTGCACGTATCAAGTTCTAG
- the clpB gene encoding ATP-dependent chaperone ClpB, whose product MNIEKFTDRAKGFLQSAQTVAIRMSHQRIAPEHILKALLEDEQGMAAGLITAAAGDAKRAVTETDLALSKIPAVSGGGAQQTPGLDNDAVRVLDQAEQIATKAGDSFVTVERLLVALALSLNTVAGKALKSAGVTPEALNTAINEVRNGRTADSAGAEDKFDALKKFARDLTQAARDGKLDPVIGRDEEIRRTIQILARRTKNNPVLIGEPGVGKTAIAEGLALRIANGDVPDTLKGRRLMSLDMGSLIAGAKYRGEFEERLKGVLDEVKAAEGDIILFIDEMHTLVGAGKGEGAMDASNLLKPALARGELHCIGATTLDEYRKHVEKDPALQRRFQPVFADEPTVEDTISILRGLKEKYELHHGVRITDGAIVASATLSNRYITDRFLPDKAIDLMDEAASRIRMEVESKPEEIENLDRRIIQLKIEREALKRESDQASRDRLTTLESELANLEQSSAELTTRWQAEKDKIAAEGKLKEQLDAARLELEQAQRAGDLAKAGELSYGRIPDLQRKLDEAAGAAKGAMLREEVTADDIAGVVSRWTGIPVDRMLEGERAKLLGMEEAIGKRVIGQQQAVRAVSTAVRRSRAGLQEANRPLGSFLFLGPTGVGKTELTKALAEFLFDDPSAMVRIDMSEFMEKHAVARLIGAPPGYVGYEEGGVLTEAVRRRPYQVILFDEVEKAHGDVFNILLQVLDDGRLTDGQGRTVDFSNTLIILTSNLGSQYLTAMPDGADVSTVEPQVMDVVRGHFRPEFLNRLDEIILFHRLGQSEMAPIVDIQVSRIGKLLADRKITLDLTDGARTWLGRVGYDPVYGARPLKRAVQRYLQDPLADLILRGDVKDGTTVKVGEGDGELELSLT is encoded by the coding sequence ATGAACATCGAAAAATTCACCGACCGCGCGAAAGGCTTCCTGCAATCCGCGCAGACCGTCGCGATCCGTATGAGCCACCAGCGCATCGCGCCCGAGCATATCCTGAAGGCCTTGCTCGAGGACGAGCAGGGCATGGCCGCCGGGCTGATCACTGCCGCCGCCGGCGACGCCAAGCGCGCCGTGACCGAGACCGACCTGGCTCTGTCGAAGATCCCCGCCGTCTCCGGCGGCGGCGCGCAGCAGACGCCGGGGCTCGACAACGATGCGGTGCGCGTGCTCGACCAGGCCGAACAGATCGCGACCAAGGCGGGCGACAGCTTCGTCACCGTCGAGCGGTTGCTCGTCGCGCTGGCGCTCTCGCTCAACACGGTCGCCGGCAAGGCGCTGAAGAGCGCGGGCGTGACGCCCGAGGCGCTCAACACGGCGATCAATGAGGTGCGCAACGGCCGCACCGCCGACAGCGCCGGCGCCGAAGACAAGTTCGACGCGCTGAAGAAATTCGCCCGCGACCTGACGCAGGCGGCGCGCGACGGCAAGCTCGACCCCGTCATCGGCCGCGACGAAGAGATCCGCCGCACGATCCAGATCCTCGCCCGTCGTACCAAGAACAACCCCGTGCTGATCGGCGAACCGGGCGTGGGCAAGACCGCGATCGCCGAGGGCCTGGCGCTGCGCATCGCCAATGGCGACGTGCCCGATACGCTGAAAGGTCGCCGACTGATGTCGCTCGACATGGGGAGCCTCATCGCCGGCGCCAAATATCGCGGCGAATTCGAGGAGCGGCTGAAGGGCGTGCTCGACGAAGTGAAGGCGGCCGAGGGCGACATCATCCTGTTTATCGACGAGATGCACACATTGGTCGGCGCGGGCAAAGGCGAAGGCGCGATGGACGCGTCCAACCTGCTCAAGCCGGCGCTGGCGCGCGGCGAACTGCATTGCATCGGCGCCACCACGCTCGACGAATATCGCAAACATGTCGAGAAGGACCCGGCGCTGCAGCGGCGCTTCCAGCCGGTGTTCGCCGACGAGCCGACCGTCGAGGATACGATCTCGATCCTGCGCGGCCTGAAGGAGAAATACGAACTCCATCACGGCGTGCGCATCACCGATGGTGCGATCGTCGCCTCGGCGACTCTGTCGAACCGGTACATCACCGACCGCTTCCTGCCCGACAAGGCAATCGACCTGATGGACGAGGCCGCCAGCCGCATCCGCATGGAAGTGGAATCGAAGCCGGAAGAGATCGAGAATCTCGACCGCCGCATCATCCAGCTCAAGATCGAGCGCGAGGCGCTGAAGCGCGAAAGCGACCAGGCATCGCGCGACCGGCTGACCACGCTGGAGAGCGAGCTCGCCAATCTCGAACAATCCTCGGCCGAACTGACCACGCGCTGGCAGGCCGAGAAGGACAAGATCGCCGCCGAGGGCAAGTTGAAGGAGCAGCTCGACGCCGCCCGCCTCGAACTGGAACAGGCGCAGCGTGCCGGCGATCTCGCCAAGGCAGGCGAGCTTTCCTATGGTCGCATCCCGGACTTGCAACGCAAGCTCGACGAGGCGGCGGGTGCCGCGAAGGGCGCGATGCTGCGCGAGGAAGTAACCGCGGACGACATTGCCGGTGTCGTCAGCCGCTGGACCGGCATTCCGGTCGATCGCATGCTCGAAGGCGAGCGCGCTAAGCTGCTCGGCATGGAGGAAGCGATCGGCAAGCGCGTGATCGGCCAGCAACAGGCGGTGCGCGCGGTTTCCACCGCCGTGCGCCGCTCGCGCGCGGGGCTGCAGGAAGCCAACCGGCCACTAGGGTCGTTCCTGTTCCTCGGGCCGACGGGTGTCGGCAAGACCGAGCTAACCAAGGCGCTGGCCGAATTCCTGTTCGACGATCCAAGCGCGATGGTGCGCATCGACATGAGCGAATTCATGGAGAAGCACGCCGTCGCCCGCCTGATCGGCGCGCCTCCCGGCTATGTCGGTTACGAGGAAGGCGGCGTGCTGACCGAAGCGGTGCGCCGGCGGCCTTATCAGGTGATCCTGTTCGACGAGGTCGAGAAGGCGCACGGCGACGTGTTCAACATCCTGTTGCAGGTGCTCGACGACGGCCGGCTGACCGATGGCCAGGGGCGCACGGTTGATTTCAGCAACACGCTGATCATCCTCACGAGCAACCTCGGCAGCCAATACCTGACGGCAATGCCCGACGGTGCAGACGTCTCGACCGTCGAGCCGCAGGTGATGGACGTCGTGCGCGGCCATTTCCGCCCCGAATTCCTCAACCGCCTGGACGAGATCATCCTGTTCCACCGCCTCGGGCAAAGCGAGATGGCGCCGATCGTCGACATCCAGGTCAGCCGCATCGGCAAGCTACTCGCGGATCGCAAGATCACGCTTGATCTGACGGACGGTGCGCGGACGTGGCTAGGCCGCGTCGGCTACGATCCCGTATACGGCGCCCGCCCGCTGAAACGCGCGGTGCAGCGCTACCTTCAAGATCCGCTGGCGGACCTGATCCTGCGCGGCGACGTGAAGGACGGGACAACGGTGAAGGTGGGGGAAGGCGATGGGGAGCTGGAGCTCAGCCTGACATAA